One Drosophila kikkawai strain 14028-0561.14 chromosome 3L, DkikHiC1v2, whole genome shotgun sequence genomic window carries:
- the LOC108080632 gene encoding uncharacterized protein — MEPQRTLTDLPFEVLDLIFKALAYKDLRGRWPPYTVYHYSKDKLSLAETCEYLGQAFAYHSRDIYKKAIYDRSSPYISERDYSVIVSLCGSTAVEYVGSPGCNWSAEVAKAVGQYCPNLQRVRFQVYLDNGDILISLIHKAKNAIKSLDFGYASHDPLRIGSNIMHKIPELPLLKTLTLDSFRVDEAYEIQRFLSIEELFLQSHYSHIEDLKTLNLFKVCAPLKKLRILTVIGVHIISETDEDEAIPEFPALEHFKLSSCIISMEFPSCPKLKILDISCTKCHIEGLVCKSVLKQGKDLERLIVESRPSQFDNESLLEVIQKFRKLRYFNVPIRKIKFDLLYATELVNVLRENGVTKEDPLELVLDEVSKIHWLHHWLSYISGSNIIKARVY, encoded by the exons ATGGAACCGCAAAGGACTTTGACCGACTTACCCTTCGAGGTCCTCGATCTGATATTCAAGGCTCTGGCCTATAAGGACCTTCGCGGCCGCTGGCCACCGTATACCGTCTACCATTACTCAAAGGACAAGCTAAGCTTGGCCGAAACCTGCGAATATCTGGGCCAGGCTTTTGCCTATCACAGTCGCGATATTTACAAGAAGGCTATATATGACCGTTCATCCCCGTATATATCCGAAAGAGACTATTCGGTAATTGTCTCTCTTTGCGGCTCGACGGCAGTGGAGTATGTCGGATCTCCGGGTTGCAATTGGAGCGCTGAGGTGGCCAAGGCAGTGGGCCAGTATTGTCCCAACTTGCAAAGGGTTCGATTTCAAGTGTACTTGGACAATGGCGACATCCTAATATCTCTGATACACAAGGCAAAGAATGCCATCAAAAGCCTGGACTTTGGATATGCCAGCCACGACCCCCTAAGAATAGGTTCGAATATAATGCACAAAATACCAGAGCTGCCGCTGCTAAAAACCTTAACCTTAGATAGTTTTCGAGTTGACGAAG CTTATGAGATACAAAGATTTTTGAGCATAGAAGAGCTCTTCTTGCAGTCACATTATTCCCATATAGAAGATCTCAAGACATTAAATCTGTTTAAGGTGTGTGCTCCCCTGAAGAAACTCCGAATACTGACGGTGATTGGGGTACACATCATTTCTGAGACAGATGAGGACGAGGCAATTCCAGAATTTCCCGCATTGGAACACTTTAAACTGAGCTCTTGTATAATATCGATGGAATTTCCAAGCTGTCCCAAGCTCAAGATCCTTGATATATCATGCACTAAGTGCCACATTGAAGGCCTGGTCTGCAAATCGGTTCTTAAACAGGGCAAAGATCTGGAAAGATTGATCGTTGAGAGTCGACCATCGCAATTTGATAATGAAAGTCTTTTGGAAGTGATACAAAAATTTCGTAAACTTCGATACTTTAATGTACCGATtcggaaaattaaatttgatttgctCTATGCGACTGAACTGGTGAATGTTTTAAGGGAAAATGGAGTAACTAAAGAAGAT